A window of the Burkholderia sp. 9120 genome harbors these coding sequences:
- a CDS encoding chloride channel protein, giving the protein MSVKSLTSQPVRRERGSLPALAVVTLLTGLGAGLGGMLLALLLHGIQHLAYGYSVTHLISSESFLQGVSAAAPERRVLVLMLCGLVAGLGWWALYRFGRPLVSIRQAVKSDDPQMPPLSTTVHAVLQIVTVALGSPLGREVAPREIGSMLAGWLSRRAGLSVAQSRIMVACGAGAGLAAVYNVPLGGAVFVLEVLLGTFGWTALVPAIVTSAVAALVAQAGLGNEHQYLVPSLTLSASLVVWSVVCGPIFGAAAWGFTEITKRSRAAAPKDWRLPVLSLLNFAIVGVLAMHFPQLLGNGKGPAGLAFDGGLTIGLAAMLLVLKVVITVSSLRAGAEGGLLTPGLANGALLAIVLGGLWSLVWPGASLGSFAVVGATAFLAASMQMPITAVVLMFEFTRVSQDFLIPVLFAVGGAYLGFQACAKWLPSLQLGFGFNWGAGSKAR; this is encoded by the coding sequence ATGTCCGTCAAATCCCTCACTTCACAACCGGTGCGCCGCGAACGGGGTTCGCTGCCGGCGCTGGCCGTGGTCACCTTGCTGACCGGCCTCGGCGCCGGTCTCGGCGGCATGTTGCTCGCGTTGCTGCTGCACGGCATTCAGCACCTTGCCTACGGTTATAGCGTCACCCATCTGATCAGCAGCGAAAGTTTTCTGCAGGGCGTGAGCGCCGCGGCGCCCGAGCGTCGCGTGCTCGTGCTGATGTTGTGCGGACTGGTGGCGGGGCTCGGCTGGTGGGCGCTGTATCGTTTCGGCCGCCCGCTCGTGAGCATCCGGCAAGCCGTCAAATCCGACGATCCGCAAATGCCGCCGCTGAGCACAACCGTTCACGCTGTGCTGCAGATCGTCACGGTCGCGCTGGGTTCGCCGCTCGGCCGTGAGGTGGCGCCGCGTGAGATCGGCTCGATGCTGGCCGGCTGGCTGTCGCGGCGGGCGGGGTTGTCGGTCGCGCAGAGTCGCATCATGGTGGCGTGCGGCGCGGGCGCTGGGCTTGCCGCGGTCTATAACGTGCCGCTCGGCGGCGCGGTGTTCGTGCTCGAAGTGCTGCTCGGCACATTCGGCTGGACGGCGTTGGTGCCGGCGATCGTGACGTCGGCGGTGGCCGCGCTGGTCGCGCAGGCGGGGTTGGGCAACGAGCATCAGTACCTCGTGCCGTCGCTGACGCTGAGCGCGTCGCTGGTGGTGTGGTCGGTTGTGTGCGGGCCGATTTTCGGTGCGGCGGCGTGGGGTTTCACCGAGATCACGAAGCGTTCGCGCGCAGCGGCGCCGAAGGATTGGCGTCTGCCGGTGTTGTCGCTGCTGAACTTCGCGATCGTCGGCGTGCTGGCCATGCATTTTCCGCAACTGCTCGGCAACGGCAAAGGACCGGCGGGCCTCGCGTTCGACGGCGGCTTGACGATCGGCCTCGCCGCGATGCTGCTGGTGCTGAAGGTCGTGATCACCGTCAGCAGTTTACGCGCGGGCGCCGAAGGCGGTTTGCTGACGCCGGGACTCGCGAATGGCGCATTGCTCGCGATCGTGCTCGGCGGACTGTGGAGTCTGGTGTGGCCGGGCGCCTCGTTGGGCAGCTTCGCGGTAGTCGGTGCGACGGCGTTTCTGGCCGCTTCGATGCAGATGCCGATTACGGCTGTCGTGCTGATGTTCGAATTTACCCGCGTGAGCCAGGACTTTTTGATTCCTGTGCTGTTCGCCGTCGGCGGCGCGTATCTGGGTTTTCAGGCGTGCGCGAAGTGGTTGCCGTCGCTGCAGTTGGGTTTCGGTTTCAATTGGGGCGCGGGGAGTAAAGCGCGATAA
- the rnr gene encoding ribonuclease R, with the protein MQREKIIDKPLSKFPYPIPSREEILGVLRTSEAPLAANDIAEALSIKRQEREGFFKRLGAMERDGQIRLDQRNLYQLTHPSNFVGGRVQGHRDGFGFLIRDDGQDDLFLPTGEMQKVMHNDRVLARIVGYDRRGRPEGHIVEVTDRANKRVIGRLLNENGALIVAPEDKRIGHDILIQQNTKKAKVGQVVVVELTDFPSRHSQPLGRVVEVLGDIDDPGMEIEIAVRKYGVPHEFSQAALDEAARLPDEVRPVDARHRIDLRDVPLVTIDGEDARDFDDAVYCEPVQVGRGDGFRLIVAIADVSHYVHPKSGLDADAIERSTSVYFPRRVIPMLPEKLSNGLCSLNPHVDRCVLVCDMIVTARGEVKAYQFYPGVINSAARLTYTEVAAVLKNTKGPEATRRAALLPQLQNLYGVYKSLFAARQKRGAIDFDTTETYIVCNAQGKIEQIIPRTRNDAHKLIEECMLAANVCAADFLKRNKHPGLFRIHAGPTPEKLENLRTFLRGMGLSLAGGDKPHASDYAALMAQIRERPDAQMLQTMLLRSMQQAVYSPDNIGHFGLAYEAYAHFTSPIRRYPDLLTHRAIYAILQGRKYQPEAPQGVELNTALSPRARAMQQADEEKRGRARANNVAIWEELGLHCSANERRADEASRDVEAWLKCYFMRDKLGEEYGGMVSGVTSFGIFVQLDSLFIEGLVHVTELGSDYFQYDEIKNELRGERTGIRYRLSDRVRVQVSRVDLDARKIDFRLVRDTPIKPPAARGALADKSSGESGGARVRSLPPMDGGGGASAPGARRKKAAPAQTAAVQEARAARGAAKKHGAAAKPAVKSQARKKR; encoded by the coding sequence ATGCAACGAGAAAAAATCATCGACAAGCCCTTGAGCAAATTCCCGTATCCGATTCCAAGCCGCGAAGAAATTCTGGGCGTCCTGCGCACGAGCGAAGCGCCACTGGCCGCGAACGACATCGCCGAAGCCCTGTCGATCAAGCGCCAGGAACGCGAAGGATTTTTCAAGCGCTTAGGCGCCATGGAGCGCGACGGCCAGATCCGGCTCGATCAGCGCAATCTCTACCAACTCACGCATCCGTCGAACTTCGTCGGGGGCCGTGTGCAAGGTCATCGCGACGGTTTCGGTTTCCTGATTCGCGACGACGGCCAGGACGATCTGTTCCTGCCCACCGGCGAAATGCAGAAGGTCATGCACAACGACCGCGTGCTCGCGCGCATCGTCGGGTATGACCGGCGCGGGCGTCCGGAAGGCCATATCGTCGAGGTCACGGACCGCGCCAACAAGCGCGTGATCGGCCGTCTGCTGAACGAGAACGGCGCGTTGATCGTGGCGCCTGAAGACAAGCGTATCGGCCACGACATCCTGATCCAGCAGAACACCAAGAAGGCCAAGGTCGGCCAGGTGGTGGTGGTCGAGCTGACCGATTTCCCGAGCCGTCATTCGCAGCCGCTCGGCCGCGTGGTGGAAGTGCTCGGCGATATCGACGATCCCGGCATGGAAATCGAAATCGCGGTGCGCAAGTACGGCGTGCCGCACGAGTTCAGCCAGGCCGCGCTCGACGAAGCCGCCAGGCTCCCCGACGAAGTCCGTCCGGTGGACGCGCGGCATCGCATCGATCTGCGCGACGTGCCGCTCGTCACGATCGACGGCGAAGACGCGCGGGACTTCGACGACGCCGTGTACTGCGAGCCGGTGCAGGTGGGCCGTGGCGATGGCTTCCGTCTGATCGTGGCGATCGCGGACGTCTCGCACTACGTGCATCCGAAGAGCGGGCTCGACGCCGACGCGATCGAACGTAGCACCTCGGTGTATTTCCCGCGCCGCGTGATTCCGATGCTGCCGGAGAAGCTGTCGAACGGTTTGTGTTCGCTGAATCCGCACGTCGACCGTTGCGTGCTGGTGTGCGACATGATCGTCACCGCGCGCGGCGAAGTGAAGGCCTATCAGTTCTACCCCGGCGTGATCAATTCCGCCGCGCGTCTGACCTACACGGAAGTCGCCGCGGTGCTGAAAAACACCAAGGGTCCGGAGGCCACGCGCCGCGCTGCGTTACTGCCGCAGTTGCAGAATCTGTACGGCGTGTACAAGTCGTTGTTCGCGGCGCGTCAGAAGCGCGGCGCGATCGACTTCGACACCACCGAGACGTACATCGTCTGCAATGCGCAGGGCAAGATCGAACAGATCATCCCGCGCACCCGCAACGACGCACACAAGCTGATCGAGGAATGCATGCTGGCCGCGAACGTCTGCGCGGCCGATTTCCTCAAGCGCAACAAGCATCCGGGTCTGTTCCGCATCCACGCGGGCCCGACCCCGGAAAAGCTCGAGAATCTGCGTACGTTCCTGCGCGGCATGGGCCTCTCGCTGGCCGGCGGCGACAAACCGCACGCGAGCGACTACGCCGCGCTGATGGCGCAGATCCGCGAACGGCCCGACGCGCAGATGCTGCAAACCATGCTGCTGCGCTCCATGCAGCAAGCGGTCTACAGCCCGGACAACATCGGCCACTTCGGTCTCGCGTATGAGGCGTATGCCCACTTCACGAGCCCGATCCGCCGTTATCCCGACCTGCTTACGCACCGCGCGATCTACGCGATCCTGCAGGGCCGCAAGTATCAGCCGGAGGCGCCGCAAGGCGTCGAGTTGAACACGGCGCTGTCGCCGCGTGCTCGCGCCATGCAGCAGGCCGACGAAGAAAAACGCGGCCGGGCGCGCGCGAACAATGTGGCGATCTGGGAAGAGCTCGGTCTGCATTGCTCGGCCAACGAACGCCGCGCCGACGAAGCCTCGCGCGACGTCGAAGCCTGGCTGAAGTGCTACTTCATGCGCGACAAGCTCGGCGAAGAGTACGGCGGCATGGTGAGCGGCGTCACGTCGTTCGGTATTTTCGTGCAGCTCGATTCGCTGTTTATCGAAGGCCTCGTGCACGTCACCGAACTCGGCTCGGACTACTTCCAGTACGACGAGATCAAGAACGAGTTGCGCGGTGAGCGCACCGGCATCCGCTACCGTTTGTCGGATCGCGTGCGCGTGCAGGTGAGCCGCGTCGATCTGGATGCGCGCAAGATCGACTTCCGCCTCGTGCGCGATACGCCGATCAAGCCGCCGGCAGCGCGTGGCGCGTTGGCCGACAAGTCGTCGGGTGAAAGCGGCGGGGCGCGTGTGCGCTCGTTGCCGCCCATGGACGGCGGTGGTGGCGCCTCCGCGCCGGGAGCACGGCGCAAGAAAGCGGCGCCGGCGCAAACCGCTGCGGTGCAGGAAGCACGCGCGGCGCGCGGTGCGGCGAAGAAGCATGGCGCCGCGGCCAAACCGGCAGTGAAATCGCAGGCTCGCAAGAAGCGCTGA
- a CDS encoding MAPEG family protein: MTIPHLCLLIVALLPFPWTMLAKGSKRYDNRAPRAYLAGLDGWRARAQAAHQNAWEALAMFTAAIVVAAQAGGASTRVDALAIAFVVARVLHGVFYVANMASLRSLAWFVGVACVVSIFVVSMH; the protein is encoded by the coding sequence ATGACCATTCCGCATCTATGCCTGCTGATTGTTGCGCTGCTGCCGTTTCCGTGGACGATGCTCGCGAAAGGCAGCAAGCGTTACGACAACCGTGCACCGCGTGCGTATCTCGCCGGACTCGACGGCTGGCGCGCGCGTGCGCAAGCCGCGCATCAGAACGCGTGGGAAGCGCTGGCGATGTTCACTGCTGCGATCGTCGTGGCCGCCCAGGCGGGCGGGGCGAGCACGAGGGTCGACGCGCTGGCGATTGCGTTTGTCGTCGCCCGTGTGCTGCATGGCGTGTTTTATGTCGCGAATATGGCGTCGCTGCGTTCGCTGGCGTGGTTTGTCGGCGTGGCGTGCGTGGTGTCGATCTTCGTTGTGTCGATGCATTGA